In the Methylophilus sp. 5 genome, one interval contains:
- a CDS encoding nuclear transport factor 2 family protein, with amino-acid sequence MATVVDTLITLNQQFDAAFNSKNAQAIAALYAADAIVMPAPAGTVVKGRQGVADFFGGLIQAGVIEHALTMKEAIVTDTLATQTGSWAAAMVGEDGVKQQFGGNVQVVFQKQADGQWLAVTHIWN; translated from the coding sequence ATGGCAACTGTTGTCGATACTTTAATCACATTGAACCAGCAATTTGACGCTGCCTTTAACAGCAAAAACGCGCAAGCGATTGCGGCCTTGTATGCCGCTGATGCGATTGTAATGCCAGCCCCTGCCGGTACGGTTGTTAAAGGCCGCCAAGGCGTGGCAGACTTTTTTGGTGGCTTGATTCAAGCCGGTGTGATTGAACATGCCTTAACCATGAAAGAAGCCATTGTGACTGACACACTGGCGACGCAAACAGGCAGCTGGGCGGCAGCGATGGTTGGCGAAGATGGCGTTAAACAGCAGTTTGGCGGCAATGTGCAAGTGGTGTTCCAGAAACAGGCTGATGGCCAGTGGCTGGCTGTGACGCATATCTGGAACTAA
- a CDS encoding MarR family winged helix-turn-helix transcriptional regulator, with amino-acid sequence MLQLRDLPTQEILQRFAQRYPAADVTAIASFLMLLRVATDLSIALDACLSKHDLLQGRWWVLILLMREADLTSTPSVLAEKLGVTRATMTGLLDGLEQGGLVQRVSVPEDRRSVKIQLTAAGQTKLDAVMPDYYTRLRQCMQGLGEQQRSDLQAILGVIDHGMSAWDFNQSI; translated from the coding sequence ATGTTGCAACTTAGAGATCTTCCTACCCAAGAAATCCTGCAGCGGTTTGCCCAACGGTATCCCGCGGCCGATGTCACGGCTATTGCCAGTTTTTTGATGTTGTTGCGGGTGGCGACAGATTTGTCGATTGCGCTCGATGCTTGTCTCAGCAAGCACGATTTGCTGCAAGGCCGCTGGTGGGTGTTAATTTTGCTCATGCGCGAAGCTGACCTGACCTCAACACCTTCGGTGCTGGCAGAAAAGCTGGGCGTAACGCGTGCAACCATGACCGGCCTGCTGGATGGCCTGGAGCAGGGTGGGTTGGTACAGCGCGTATCAGTGCCGGAAGACCGGCGCAGCGTAAAAATACAGCTGACTGCAGCGGGCCAGACCAAGCTGGATGCTGTGATGCCAGATTATTACACGCGCTTGCGGCAATGCATGCAGGGCTTGGGTGAGCAGCAGCGCAGTGATTTGCAAGCCATTTTAGGCGTGATAGACCACGGGATGTCTGCCTGGGATTTTAATCAGTCAATTTAG